One Gymnogyps californianus isolate 813 chromosome 11, ASM1813914v2, whole genome shotgun sequence genomic window carries:
- the TIPIN gene encoding TIMELESS-interacting protein → MIDPLENNLFDLPDYENTEDETFPPLPPPASPGRDDVEWAQANGDGNQQSETKDSAVATRKAVKRPMPKLDAQRLISERGLPALRHMFDNVKFKGKGHEAEDLKTLIRHMEHWAHRLFPKLQFEDFIDKVESLGNKKEVQTCLKRIRLDLPILHEDFASNEDGGGESNGLDAAAEDVRSCSGNAEELSSLPATTLTEEQQQRIKKNRQLALERRQAKMQCNSQSQHNELSTSYSEEEFNTPAAQDPADLIEDAQVTAAKVAVTEAEAGDTEWACAGDTEWECASEKQ, encoded by the exons ATGATAGATCCTTTAGAGAACAACTTGTTTGATCTTCCTGATTATGAGAATACAGAAGATGAAACCTTCCCGCCTCTTccacctcctgcctctccaggaAGAGACGATGTTGAGTGGGCTCAAGCTAATGGAG ATGGAAACCAGCAGTCAGAAACAAAGGATTCTGCTGTAGCTACACGGAAAGCAGTTAAAAGACCAATGCCTAAACTAGATGCCCAGAG GTTAATTTCAGAAAGAGGACTTCCAGCCCTAAGACACATGTTTGACAATGTAAAGTTCAAGGGTAAAGGGCACGAG GCGGAGGACCTGAAGACGCTCATACGACATATGGAACACTGGGCTCATAGACTATTTCCAAAATTGCAGTTTGAGGATTTTATTGACAAAGTAGAGTctttgggaaacaaaaaggaagttCAG ACCTGCCTAAAGCGGATTAGACTTGATCTTCCTATTTTACATGAAGACTTTGCAAGTAATGAAG ATGGTGGAGGGGAAAGCAATGGACTGGATGCAGCCGCTGAGGATGTACGTTCCTgctctggaaatgcagaagaaCTCAGTTCTCTGCCTGCTACAACTCTCACGGAAGAGCAACAGCAGCGAATCAAGAAGAACAGGCAGCTGGCCTTGGAACGTAGGCAGGCGAAGATGCAGTGTAACAGCCAGTCGCAACACAACG AGCTCTCCACTAGTTACTCGGAAGAGGAGTTTAATACCCCAGCTGCTCAGGATCCCGCTGACCTTATCGAAGACGCTCAAGTTACCGCAGCCAAGGTTGCTGTTACAGAAGCTGAAGCCGGGGATACGGAATGGGCATGTGCTGGGGATACGGAATGGGAATGTGCCAGTGAAAAGCAGTAA